The Candidatus Methylomirabilota bacterium DNA segment CAGTTCTAGCCGGCGATGAAGATCCCGTACCGCTGGCTCCGCGAGTTCGTCGACACCGAGGCGACACCGGCCGAGGCCGCCGAGCGCCTCACCATGGCCGGCATCGAGGTGGCCTCCGTGACCCCCGTCGTCACGCGTCTCAGCGGCGTCGTCGTGGGCGAGGTGACCGACGTGGCCTCGCATCCGGCCGGGGGG contains these protein-coding regions:
- a CDS encoding phenylalanine--tRNA ligase subunit beta; the encoded protein is MKIPYRWLREFVDTEATPAEAAERLTMAGIEVASVTPVVTRLSGVVVGEVTDVASHPAGG